Proteins encoded together in one Telopea speciosissima isolate NSW1024214 ecotype Mountain lineage chromosome 6, Tspe_v1, whole genome shotgun sequence window:
- the LOC122663603 gene encoding chalcone synthase-like isoform X2, which produces MGSVGEIYEAQHSQGPATVLAIGTANPSNCVYQSEFPDFYFRSTKSEHMIELKEKVKRICDRSTIRKRHLYMTEEIMEENPNFYNSTAPTLDARQDIMVVEVPKLAKEAALKAINEWGQPKSKITHIVFTTISGVDAPGADFQLIKLLGLSPTVKRVMMYHLGCYGGGSVLRVAKDLAENNKDARVLVVCSELNSVSGFKGPTETDFHTLLGQAIFADGAAALIVGADPDTSVEHPLFQLFSAGTRILPDSDDMVEGHLRQTGLSISLSKDVAKTISGNIGKCLEEAFSKIGISDWNSIFWVSHPGGPAILDLMEATLGLKEEKLKASRKVLSEYGNMSSPTVMFILDEMRNKSLKEGKATTGEGFDWGVLLGFGPGLTVETIVLRSIGTI; this is translated from the coding sequence ATGGGATCAGTTGGAGAAATCTATGAAGCTCAGCACTCACAGGGTCCAGCCACAGTACTGGCCATTGGCACAGCAAATCCATCCAACTGTGTCTATCAGTCTGAGTTCCCAGATTTCTACTTCAGATCCACAAAGAGTGAGCACATGATTGAATTGAAAGAGAAGGTCAAGCGAATCTGTGATAGATCAACAATCAGAAAACGTCATCTCTACATGACAGAGGAGATTATGGAGGAGAACCCCAACTTCTACAACTCTACGGCTCCAACACTTGATGCACGCCAAGATATTATGGTTGTTGAGGTTCCCAAGTTGGCTAAAGAAGCAGCTTTAAAAGCCATCAATGAGTGGGGGCAACCCAAATCTAAGATCACCCATATTGTATTCACTACCATTTCTGGTGTTGATGCCCCTGGTGCCGACTTCCAACTCATCAAGCTCCTTGGCCTTTCACCGACTGTCAAACGTGTGATGATGTATCATCTAGGCTGCTACGGTGGTGGCAGTGTCCTCCGTGTTGCCAAAGACCTTGCTGAGAATAATAAAGATGCTCGTGTCCTCGTTGTTTGTTCGGAGTTAAACTCAGTTAGTGGCTTCAAGGGACCTACTGAGACCGACTTCCACACCTTACTTGGGCAAGCAATCTTCGCAGATGGCGCTGCAGCTTTAATAGTTGGTGCAGATCCTGACACATCAGTTGAACACCCACTGTTCCAACTTTTCTCAGCAGGTACTCGAATTCTCCCAGACTCAGATGATATGGTTGAAGGTCACTTGCGTCAAACGGGTCTTTCAATCAGCTTATCCAAGGATGTAGCCAAAACTATTTCTGGGAACATCGGAAAATGCTTGGAGGAAGCATTCAGCAAGATTGGTATTAGTGATTGGAACTCCATTTTTTGGGTGTCTCATCCTGGTGGACCGGCAATTTTGGACCTGATGGAAGCGACCCTTGGTTTGAAGGAGGAGAAACTGAAGGCATCAAGGAAAGTGTTGAGCGAATACGGAAATATGTCAAGCCCCACTGTGATGTTCATTTTGGATGAGATGAGAAATAAGTCTCTTAAGGAAGGAAAAGCCACAACTGGAGAAGGGTTTGATTGGGGTGTGCTATTAGGATTTGGACCAG